A single Ctenopharyngodon idella isolate HZGC_01 chromosome 22, HZGC01, whole genome shotgun sequence DNA region contains:
- the kctd6b gene encoding BTB/POZ domain-containing protein KCTD6, with product MDNGDWGHRLTHPVTLNVGGHLYTTSVSTLQRYPDSMLGAMFRGDFPTTRDAQGNYFIDRDGTLFRYILNFLRTSELTLPVDFMEMDLLRKEADFYQIEPLIQCLNDPKPLYPLDTFEQVVELSSTRKLSKYSNPVAVIITQLTITTKVHSLLEGISNSFTKWNKHMMDTRDCQVSFTFGPCDHHQEVSLRVHLMDYITKQGFTIRNTRVHHMSERANENTVEHHWTFCRLAYKVED from the exons ATGGATAATGGGGACTGGGGGCATAGG TTGACTCACCCAGTCACCTTAAATGTCGGAGGTCACCTCTACACGACCTCTGTCTCCACTCTTCAACGTTACCCAGATTCCATGCTGGGCGCCATGTTCCGCGGCGACTTCCCCACCACACGGGACGCTCAGGGAAACTACTTCATCGATCGGGACGGGACGCTTTTCCGCTACATATTAAACTTCCTGCGCACATCCGAGCTCACTCTTCCTGTTGACTTCATGGAGATGGACCTTCTGCGTAAAGAAGCTGACTTCTATCAGATCGAGCCTTTAATCCAATGCCTCAATGACCCAAAACCTCTGTACCCACTGGATACTTTTGAGCAGGTGGTGGAGTTGTCCAGCACCCGCAAGCTGTCTAAGTACTCGAACCCAGTAGCGGTTATTATCACGCAACTAACCATAACCACCAAGGTCCACTCGCTGCTTGAGGGAATATCCAACAGCTTCACCAAGTGGAACAAACACATGATGGACACCAGAGACTGTCAGGTGTCTTTCACCTTTGGACCATGTGACCACCATCAAGAGGTGTCTCTAAGGGTCCACCTCATGGACTACATCACCAAACAGGGATTCACGATTCGAAACACACGGGTACACCACATGAGTGAGCGTGCTAACGAGAACACAGTGGAGCATCATTGGACTTTCTGCCGGCTAGCATATAAAGTAGAAGACTGA
- the abhd6b gene encoding monoacylglycerol lipase ABHD6b isoform X2 — MLYYSAGSLLDKSRVAMDQDMVNMFAIAAGTLAIPLLLFMASFMLWPSSLIKIYYWYWRRTLGLQVRYADCGGYRFCYSHRGKPGLRPSILMLHDFSAHKDTWLPMVKYLPKHLHLLCVDMPGHEGTTRTSTDDYSIQGQVKRIRQFVEAIRLNRKPFHLVGTSMGGTVAGVYAACHPSDLYSLTLICPAGLKNQNESKFDCQMHDVEHSQYTLNIPLIPSTPEEMEEMLKLCSHVRFRVPQQILQGLVDVRIPHNDFYHEVFMEIMSKNSKYALHEHMQQITTPLQVIWGKQDQVVDVSGAAVLAEALPHCRVDLLENCGHSVVMERPRQTAKLILDFIISQQNTESASTKKKS, encoded by the exons ATGTTGTATTATTCTGCAGGGAGCTTACTAGATAAATCCAGAGTTGCCATGGATCAGGATATGGTGAATATGTTTGCCATTGCTGCAGGGACTCTTGCTATCCCTCTCCTCCTTTTCATGGCCTCCTTTATGCTGTGGCCATCATCGCTCATCAAAATCTATTACTG GTACTGGAGGAGAACTCTGGGTCTGCAGGTACGTTATGCAGACTGCGGAGGTTATCGCTTCTGTTACTCGCACAGGGGCAAACCAGGCCTCAGGCCCTCTATACTCATGCTGCATGACTTCTCTGCTCATAAGGACACATGGCTCCCCATGGTGAAG TACCTTCCCAAACATCTGCACCTGCTGTGTGTCGACATGCCAGGGCATGAGGGGACAACACGTACCAGTACGGATGACTATTCAATCCAGGGCCAGGTCAAGAGAATACGGCAG TTTGTAGAGGCCATTCGACTAAACAGAAAGCCGTTCCACCTGGTGGGGACTTCAATGGGTGGCACTGTGGCAGGAGTGTATGCAGCCTGCCATCCCTCAGATCTCTACAGTTTGACCCTCATCTGCCCAGCCG GTCTGAAGAACCAAAACGAGAGCAAGTTTGACTGTCAGATGCATGATGTGGAGCACAGCCAGTACACCCTGAATATTCCTCTTATTCCATCCACCCCGGAGGAGATGGAGGAGATGCTGAAGCTCTGTTCTCACGTGCGCTTCAGAGTGCCTCAACAG ATTCTACAAGGCCTGGTGGATGTACGGATACCACACAATGACTTTTATCATGAGG TTTTCATGGAAATTATgagtaaaaattcaaaatatgctTTGCATGAGCATATGCAGCAAATAACTACCCCTTTACAAGTCATCTGGGGCAAACAGGACCAG gtgGTGGATGTGTCTGGCGCAGCGGTGCTTGCCGAGGCTCTTCCGCACTGCCGTGTTGATCTGCTGGAGAACTGCGGTCATTCTGTGGTCATGGAGCGACCGCGACAAACAGCCAAGCTCATTTTAGATTTCATCATCTCTCAGCAGAACACAGAGAGCGCCAGCACAAAGAAGAAATCCTGA
- the LOC127504786 gene encoding small integral membrane protein 4 — MFRKSRNLKYILSLVPGKRRFGTYRFLPVFFCIGGVMEWIMINVRIGRETFYDVYRRKQSEREYQHKIDGGLSVLTESEAKLEHTGNTRSSS, encoded by the exons ATGTTCAGAAAAAGTCGGaacctaaaatatatattaagtcTTGTACCTGGAAAAAGACGATTTGGAACGTACAGATTTTTGCCAGTGTTCTTCTGTATCGGGGGTGTCATGGAGTGGATCATGATTAACGTGAGAATAGGACGAGAAACGTTTT ATGATGTCTACAGAAGAAAACAATCGGAGAGGGAATACCAGCACAAGATTGATGGGGGCTTGAGTGTGCTCACAGAGTCTGAAGCCAAATTAGAACACACTGGAAATACACGATCATCATCATGA
- the abhd6b gene encoding monoacylglycerol lipase ABHD6b isoform X3 — protein MDQDMVNMFAIAAGTLAIPLLLFMASFMLWPSSLIKIYYWYWRRTLGLQVRYADCGGYRFCYSHRGKPGLRPSILMLHDFSAHKDTWLPMVKYLPKHLHLLCVDMPGHEGTTRTSTDDYSIQGQVKRIRQFVEAIRLNRKPFHLVGTSMGGTVAGVYAACHPSDLYSLTLICPAGLKNQNESKFDCQMHDVEHSQYTLNIPLIPSTPEEMEEMLKLCSHVRFRVPQQILQGLVDVRIPHNDFYHEVFMEIMSKNSKYALHEHMQQITTPLQVIWGKQDQVVDVSGAAVLAEALPHCRVDLLENCGHSVVMERPRQTAKLILDFIISQQNTESASTKKKS, from the exons ATGGATCAGGATATGGTGAATATGTTTGCCATTGCTGCAGGGACTCTTGCTATCCCTCTCCTCCTTTTCATGGCCTCCTTTATGCTGTGGCCATCATCGCTCATCAAAATCTATTACTG GTACTGGAGGAGAACTCTGGGTCTGCAGGTACGTTATGCAGACTGCGGAGGTTATCGCTTCTGTTACTCGCACAGGGGCAAACCAGGCCTCAGGCCCTCTATACTCATGCTGCATGACTTCTCTGCTCATAAGGACACATGGCTCCCCATGGTGAAG TACCTTCCCAAACATCTGCACCTGCTGTGTGTCGACATGCCAGGGCATGAGGGGACAACACGTACCAGTACGGATGACTATTCAATCCAGGGCCAGGTCAAGAGAATACGGCAG TTTGTAGAGGCCATTCGACTAAACAGAAAGCCGTTCCACCTGGTGGGGACTTCAATGGGTGGCACTGTGGCAGGAGTGTATGCAGCCTGCCATCCCTCAGATCTCTACAGTTTGACCCTCATCTGCCCAGCCG GTCTGAAGAACCAAAACGAGAGCAAGTTTGACTGTCAGATGCATGATGTGGAGCACAGCCAGTACACCCTGAATATTCCTCTTATTCCATCCACCCCGGAGGAGATGGAGGAGATGCTGAAGCTCTGTTCTCACGTGCGCTTCAGAGTGCCTCAACAG ATTCTACAAGGCCTGGTGGATGTACGGATACCACACAATGACTTTTATCATGAGG TTTTCATGGAAATTATgagtaaaaattcaaaatatgctTTGCATGAGCATATGCAGCAAATAACTACCCCTTTACAAGTCATCTGGGGCAAACAGGACCAG gtgGTGGATGTGTCTGGCGCAGCGGTGCTTGCCGAGGCTCTTCCGCACTGCCGTGTTGATCTGCTGGAGAACTGCGGTCATTCTGTGGTCATGGAGCGACCGCGACAAACAGCCAAGCTCATTTTAGATTTCATCATCTCTCAGCAGAACACAGAGAGCGCCAGCACAAAGAAGAAATCCTGA
- the abhd6b gene encoding monoacylglycerol lipase ABHD6b isoform X1, whose product MVREILHFPSELIDFLRSRDHHTVFSGCHLCVYWGSLLDKSRVAMDQDMVNMFAIAAGTLAIPLLLFMASFMLWPSSLIKIYYWYWRRTLGLQVRYADCGGYRFCYSHRGKPGLRPSILMLHDFSAHKDTWLPMVKYLPKHLHLLCVDMPGHEGTTRTSTDDYSIQGQVKRIRQFVEAIRLNRKPFHLVGTSMGGTVAGVYAACHPSDLYSLTLICPAGLKNQNESKFDCQMHDVEHSQYTLNIPLIPSTPEEMEEMLKLCSHVRFRVPQQILQGLVDVRIPHNDFYHEVFMEIMSKNSKYALHEHMQQITTPLQVIWGKQDQVVDVSGAAVLAEALPHCRVDLLENCGHSVVMERPRQTAKLILDFIISQQNTESASTKKKS is encoded by the exons at ggTTAGGGAAATATTGCATTTTCCATCTGAACTCATTGATTTCTTGAGATCACGGGATCACCACACAGTTTTCTCTGGATGCCATCTCTGTGTTTACTGGG GGAGCTTACTAGATAAATCCAGAGTTGCCATGGATCAGGATATGGTGAATATGTTTGCCATTGCTGCAGGGACTCTTGCTATCCCTCTCCTCCTTTTCATGGCCTCCTTTATGCTGTGGCCATCATCGCTCATCAAAATCTATTACTG GTACTGGAGGAGAACTCTGGGTCTGCAGGTACGTTATGCAGACTGCGGAGGTTATCGCTTCTGTTACTCGCACAGGGGCAAACCAGGCCTCAGGCCCTCTATACTCATGCTGCATGACTTCTCTGCTCATAAGGACACATGGCTCCCCATGGTGAAG TACCTTCCCAAACATCTGCACCTGCTGTGTGTCGACATGCCAGGGCATGAGGGGACAACACGTACCAGTACGGATGACTATTCAATCCAGGGCCAGGTCAAGAGAATACGGCAG TTTGTAGAGGCCATTCGACTAAACAGAAAGCCGTTCCACCTGGTGGGGACTTCAATGGGTGGCACTGTGGCAGGAGTGTATGCAGCCTGCCATCCCTCAGATCTCTACAGTTTGACCCTCATCTGCCCAGCCG GTCTGAAGAACCAAAACGAGAGCAAGTTTGACTGTCAGATGCATGATGTGGAGCACAGCCAGTACACCCTGAATATTCCTCTTATTCCATCCACCCCGGAGGAGATGGAGGAGATGCTGAAGCTCTGTTCTCACGTGCGCTTCAGAGTGCCTCAACAG ATTCTACAAGGCCTGGTGGATGTACGGATACCACACAATGACTTTTATCATGAGG TTTTCATGGAAATTATgagtaaaaattcaaaatatgctTTGCATGAGCATATGCAGCAAATAACTACCCCTTTACAAGTCATCTGGGGCAAACAGGACCAG gtgGTGGATGTGTCTGGCGCAGCGGTGCTTGCCGAGGCTCTTCCGCACTGCCGTGTTGATCTGCTGGAGAACTGCGGTCATTCTGTGGTCATGGAGCGACCGCGACAAACAGCCAAGCTCATTTTAGATTTCATCATCTCTCAGCAGAACACAGAGAGCGCCAGCACAAAGAAGAAATCCTGA